Proteins encoded together in one Roseibacterium elongatum DSM 19469 window:
- a CDS encoding sodium:calcium antiporter: MFAALSLPLLIAVGAAAALVILVCGLRMTGLADRIADRTGWGEAVIGGVLLGAATSFSGTIVSLTSALSGDASLAFSNGIGGIAAQTAFLALADMLYRRANLEHAAAELANVFQCGLLLLLLSVPLVAFSAPAFTIWAVHPASLVLVGAYAIGVVATARLRQEPMWHPVDTPDTRPDEPDDGDDPSQPARGLIVQFILLMGIMGVAGWIVAQLAGVVIARYELSSSVVGALMTAVVTSLPELVTTLAAVRRGALQLAVGGIIGGNTFDILFLTISDIGYRDGSLFHAVGSGDLFWLSVALLMSAVLLLGLIYRERSGPGRIGLESAAMLLIYGGAIAIQTL, encoded by the coding sequence ATGTTCGCTGCGTTGTCGCTTCCCCTTCTGATCGCTGTCGGCGCCGCTGCGGCGCTGGTCATTCTCGTCTGCGGCCTGCGCATGACGGGGCTGGCCGACCGCATCGCGGACCGCACCGGATGGGGCGAGGCGGTGATCGGCGGCGTGTTGCTGGGGGCGGCAACCTCGTTCTCGGGCACCATCGTCTCGCTGACCTCGGCGCTGTCGGGCGATGCCTCTCTTGCGTTTTCGAACGGCATCGGCGGCATAGCGGCTCAGACGGCATTCCTTGCCTTGGCCGACATGCTGTATCGGCGCGCCAATCTCGAACATGCGGCCGCCGAACTTGCCAACGTGTTTCAATGCGGGCTGCTTCTGCTGCTCCTGTCGGTTCCGCTTGTCGCCTTCAGTGCGCCGGCCTTCACGATCTGGGCGGTCCATCCGGCTTCGCTGGTGCTGGTGGGGGCCTACGCGATCGGCGTCGTGGCCACCGCCCGATTGCGGCAAGAGCCGATGTGGCACCCGGTCGACACGCCCGACACAAGGCCCGACGAGCCCGACGACGGCGACGACCCGTCCCAGCCCGCGCGCGGATTGATCGTGCAGTTCATTCTGCTCATGGGCATCATGGGCGTGGCTGGCTGGATCGTGGCGCAACTGGCGGGCGTGGTCATCGCGCGATACGAGCTGTCCTCGTCGGTCGTCGGTGCGCTGATGACAGCGGTCGTGACCTCGTTGCCGGAGCTTGTCACGACCCTTGCCGCCGTACGGCGCGGGGCCCTGCAACTGGCGGTTGGCGGCATCATCGGCGGAAACACCTTCGACATCCTGTTCCTGACGATTTCGGACATCGGGTATCGCGACGGGTCTCTTTTTCACGCGGTCGGGTCAGGCGACCTGTTCTGGCTGTCGGTCGCGCTCCTGATGAGTGCTGTCCTGCTGCTGGGTCTGATCTACCGCGAACGCTCGGGTCCGGGCCGCATCGGGCTGGAGAGCGCCGCGATGCTGCTCATCTATGGCGGCGCCATCGCGATCCAGACGCTCTGA
- a CDS encoding trehalose-phosphatase, with protein MTPELDTGAGALGDLRPDSTAVFLNFDGVLVDLSPVSDAPGISDVLVSLLAVLDSETSGACTIVSGRTVEDLRRHLPLVPHAVIGSHGAEGYLPGAPAFRHAMIGSDAVRRLQDKAGRAEGLFGVKVVRKPTGVVLDHGASRQHETALRQFATALVAEFDGFATIETTSGIEVRPSGLGKDKAVQRAMALPAFAARRPVYFGDDSTDEPAMAWAMKNGGRAIKVGPGKSVAPHRLSGPSDVHETLAQWLETRWRTA; from the coding sequence ATGACCCCTGAACTTGACACAGGTGCCGGCGCCCTTGGCGATCTGAGGCCCGATAGCACGGCTGTTTTTCTCAATTTCGACGGTGTGCTCGTCGATCTTTCGCCGGTGTCCGATGCGCCGGGCATTTCCGATGTGCTCGTCTCTCTGCTGGCGGTGCTGGACTCCGAGACATCCGGGGCCTGCACAATCGTGTCCGGGCGCACGGTCGAGGATCTTCGACGCCATCTGCCGCTGGTGCCGCATGCCGTTATCGGCAGCCATGGGGCCGAAGGGTATTTGCCCGGCGCACCGGCCTTTCGGCACGCGATGATCGGATCTGACGCGGTGCGGCGTCTGCAGGACAAGGCGGGCCGGGCCGAGGGCCTCTTTGGTGTTAAGGTCGTGCGAAAGCCCACGGGAGTCGTGCTGGATCATGGTGCGAGTCGCCAACACGAAACCGCGCTTCGTCAATTCGCAACCGCCCTCGTCGCCGAGTTCGACGGTTTCGCGACGATCGAAACGACATCCGGCATCGAGGTTCGACCAAGCGGGCTGGGCAAGGACAAGGCCGTTCAACGCGCCATGGCGCTGCCCGCCTTTGCGGCGCGTCGGCCGGTCTATTTCGGCGATGACAGCACGGACGAGCCCGCGATGGCCTGGGCCATGAAAAACGGCGGGCGCGCCATCAAGGTGGGTCCCGGCAAGAGCGTCGCGCCACATCGCCTCTCCGGTCCGTCGGATGTGCACGAGACCCTGGCCCAATGGCTCGAGACCAGATGGAGGACCGCATGA
- a CDS encoding AI-2E family transporter, with protein MTLAILPLDRALASRLPRRMAWLGRTGVLLLLLAGLSLFLGGLAFSVAEIATNVPAVPDEMDDILPSAPSDGQLGTVLAQLRDAIGAQAASLADQAVSMATTLAQGILGAMGGAFAGLVLVVFLILLALSEAPSWEGKLDTLAAGGPAAGGSWRDVTQSLGRALRRFFATRAVVGVISTVAYTLWLLPFGLDLLLVWAILVFLMNFIPNIGAFISGVFPTVYAFLTLDLGTALLIGAGLVVIEQVMGNWIDPRLQGNRIALSPLVILVAVVFWAWVWGVAGAFLGTPMTLAIMILCNAVTPPRPVALLLSNRTTHAELDAALGA; from the coding sequence GTGACGCTGGCGATCCTGCCGCTTGACCGCGCCTTGGCCTCAAGACTGCCGCGCAGGATGGCGTGGCTGGGTCGTACGGGGGTGCTGCTGCTGCTTCTTGCGGGCCTCAGCCTGTTTCTGGGCGGGCTTGCATTTTCCGTCGCCGAGATCGCGACGAATGTGCCTGCCGTGCCGGATGAGATGGACGACATCCTGCCCTCGGCACCATCCGACGGCCAGCTTGGCACCGTCCTCGCGCAGCTGCGGGACGCAATCGGGGCTCAGGCGGCGTCGCTGGCAGATCAAGCCGTCAGCATGGCAACCACGCTCGCGCAGGGCATATTGGGCGCCATGGGCGGGGCCTTTGCCGGGCTTGTGCTGGTGGTGTTCCTGATCCTGCTCGCGCTCAGCGAGGCCCCGAGCTGGGAAGGCAAGCTCGACACACTTGCCGCCGGTGGCCCGGCGGCAGGCGGGTCCTGGCGGGATGTGACGCAATCGCTGGGCCGGGCGCTCAGGCGGTTCTTCGCCACCCGTGCGGTCGTCGGGGTCATCTCGACGGTCGCCTACACTTTGTGGCTGTTGCCTTTTGGACTCGATCTGTTGCTGGTCTGGGCGATCCTGGTGTTCCTGATGAACTTCATTCCCAATATCGGGGCCTTCATTTCGGGCGTGTTCCCGACGGTTTACGCCTTCCTGACGCTCGACCTGGGCACGGCGCTTCTGATCGGGGCGGGACTTGTCGTGATCGAGCAGGTGATGGGCAACTGGATCGACCCGCGCCTTCAGGGCAACCGGATCGCGCTGTCGCCACTGGTCATTCTGGTCGCGGTCGTGTTCTGGGCGTGGGTCTGGGGCGTGGCGGGCGCGTTCCTCGGCACGCCCATGACGCTGGCGATCATGATCCTGTGCAATGCGGTGACGCCACCCAGGCCGGTGGCGCTGCTCTTGTCGAACCGGACAACCCATGCCGAGCTTGATGCAGCCCTCGGGGCCTGA
- a CDS encoding Do family serine endopeptidase, which yields MERTPLNLLRIAPSVALAALLSTGLPAGPAPAQDSGFDAPADFSQMVSERLPAVVGILSTGPAPEATTQAMPQLPPGLREFFGRPGPRTGPSGPQGPMRSQGSGFVISSDGLIVTNNHVIDGAEQIEVVLTDDRRLEATLVGTDPATDIALLRVEGASDLPSVSWGESDTVSIGQWVVAIGNPFGLGGTVTAGIVSARSRDINAGPYDDFIQTDAAINRGNSGGPLFDASGDVIGVNTAIFSPSGGNVGIGFAVPSAVAERVVAELQDDGRVDRGWLGVQVQALSDRLAAALGIERADGVLIAEVSDDGPAARAGLEPGDVILSVGGEAIDAPRALSFAIAELPVGEPVRMGYWRDGVREETEVTIGLRAAAILADDTAPAATAPEAARSGPSIGVAVTPLSGDLRARSGIPADVRGLFVQEVAPGSAAAEAGLRAGDVMVSADAATLGQVDTLRDVIDLAAGEDGLLLVRFWRDGRYGYTRVDIPTTTATDE from the coding sequence ATGGAACGAACGCCACTCAACCTCTTGCGCATTGCGCCATCGGTCGCCCTGGCCGCCCTGTTGAGCACAGGCCTGCCAGCGGGCCCCGCGCCTGCGCAGGACAGCGGTTTCGACGCCCCCGCCGATTTTTCCCAGATGGTTAGCGAGCGCCTTCCGGCGGTCGTGGGCATCCTGTCAACCGGACCGGCCCCCGAGGCGACGACCCAAGCCATGCCGCAACTGCCGCCCGGGTTGCGCGAGTTTTTCGGCCGTCCGGGTCCGCGGACCGGCCCATCCGGCCCCCAGGGTCCCATGCGCAGTCAGGGGTCGGGCTTCGTCATCTCGTCCGACGGGCTGATCGTGACCAACAACCACGTCATCGACGGCGCCGAGCAGATCGAGGTCGTGTTGACCGATGACCGCCGCCTTGAGGCGACGCTTGTCGGCACCGACCCAGCGACCGACATCGCGCTGTTGCGCGTCGAGGGTGCCTCGGACCTGCCGAGCGTGAGCTGGGGCGAGTCCGACACGGTCAGCATCGGGCAATGGGTCGTTGCGATCGGCAACCCGTTCGGTCTTGGCGGGACGGTGACGGCCGGGATCGTCTCGGCCCGGTCGCGCGACATCAATGCAGGCCCCTATGACGATTTCATCCAGACCGACGCGGCGATCAACCGTGGCAATTCGGGTGGGCCGCTCTTTGACGCCTCCGGCGATGTCATCGGCGTGAACACGGCGATCTTCTCGCCGTCCGGCGGCAATGTCGGCATCGGCTTTGCCGTGCCCTCCGCCGTGGCCGAACGCGTCGTCGCGGAACTGCAGGATGACGGCCGTGTCGACCGTGGCTGGCTGGGCGTGCAGGTTCAGGCCCTCAGCGACAGGCTGGCCGCGGCCCTGGGCATCGAGCGCGCCGACGGTGTGCTGATTGCCGAGGTGAGCGATGACGGACCTGCCGCGCGGGCCGGGCTGGAACCCGGCGACGTGATCCTTTCAGTGGGGGGCGAGGCCATCGATGCGCCGCGTGCGCTGAGTTTTGCCATCGCCGAATTGCCCGTGGGCGAGCCGGTGCGCATGGGGTATTGGCGCGACGGTGTGCGTGAGGAAACCGAGGTGACGATCGGCCTGCGGGCCGCCGCGATCCTGGCCGACGACACCGCGCCTGCCGCCACTGCCCCCGAAGCGGCGCGCAGCGGCCCCAGCATCGGGGTAGCAGTGACACCGCTCTCGGGTGATCTGCGCGCCCGGAGCGGTATTCCCGCGGATGTGCGCGGCCTGTTCGTGCAAGAGGTCGCGCCGGGTTCCGCGGCGGCCGAGGCAGGTTTGCGCGCGGGCGATGTCATGGTCTCGGCCGACGCGGCGACGCTTGGCCAGGTGGACACGCTGCGCGATGTCATCGACCTGGCGGCGGGCGAGGATGGCCTGTTGCTGGTGCGGTTCTGGCGAGACGGGCGCTATGGGTACACACGTGTCGATATCCCCACCACGACGGCGACTGACGAGTGA
- the dps gene encoding DNA starvation/stationary phase protection protein Dps — protein MPTNFAGGLNQDTRSQIVDLLNANLVNTISLTLAVKQAHWNLKGKGFIGVHELLDDVADRLRESADTMAERAVILGGHAKGTVEIVADKTTLEAYPLELQDIQEHIAHLKERFMEVGNAIREAAEVAEEAGDEDTADLFTEVSRTVDKDAWFIGANAEAA, from the coding sequence ATGCCAACGAATTTCGCCGGAGGCCTGAACCAGGACACCCGCAGCCAGATCGTCGATTTGCTTAATGCCAACCTGGTCAACACCATCAGCCTGACGCTGGCGGTCAAACAGGCGCATTGGAACCTGAAGGGCAAAGGCTTCATCGGGGTTCACGAACTGCTCGACGATGTTGCCGACCGTCTGCGCGAAAGCGCCGACACCATGGCCGAGCGCGCCGTCATTCTGGGCGGCCACGCCAAAGGCACCGTCGAGATCGTCGCCGACAAGACAACGCTCGAGGCCTATCCGCTGGAGTTGCAGGACATCCAGGAACATATCGCCCATCTCAAGGAGCGCTTCATGGAAGTGGGCAATGCCATCCGCGAAGCGGCGGAGGTGGCCGAAGAAGCCGGCGACGAGGACACCGCCGACCTGTTCACCGAGGTCAGCCGCACGGTCGACAAGGATGCCTGGTTCATCGGCGCGAACGCCGAGGCCGCATAA
- a CDS encoding potassium channel family protein, with protein MRIVILGASRFGFAIADTLIEAEHEVVIIDKSRERLETLAERLDCGMLTGDGTMPSTLREVWRDERDVFVAVTNASEDNILACLVARSVGFGRVIPQIVASELMTVCEELDLKDAINPHATVAQDVAEALEDRAELDHDTALNNQLALKRVHVPARLDGTRLADLDLPDGARAVAVIRDEEENLPEAETTLQAEDHILMVAAREALDALSDMFAED; from the coding sequence ATGCGCATCGTCATTCTCGGCGCCTCGCGATTCGGCTTTGCGATCGCCGATACGCTGATCGAAGCCGAACATGAGGTCGTCATCATCGACAAGAGCCGCGAGCGGCTCGAGACCCTGGCCGAGCGGCTGGATTGCGGCATGCTGACCGGCGACGGCACCATGCCCTCGACCCTGCGCGAGGTCTGGCGCGACGAGCGCGATGTCTTCGTCGCCGTCACGAATGCCTCCGAGGACAACATCCTTGCCTGTCTGGTGGCGCGCTCGGTCGGATTTGGCCGCGTGATCCCGCAGATCGTCGCCTCGGAACTGATGACGGTCTGCGAGGAACTGGACCTCAAGGATGCCATCAACCCGCATGCGACGGTCGCCCAGGACGTGGCCGAGGCGCTTGAGGATCGCGCGGAACTGGACCACGACACCGCGCTGAACAACCAGCTGGCGCTGAAGCGGGTGCATGTGCCCGCGCGGCTGGACGGCACCCGGCTGGCCGATCTCGACCTGCCCGATGGGGCACGGGCGGTGGCGGTGATCCGGGACGAGGAAGAAAACCTGCCCGAGGCCGAGACGACCCTGCAGGCCGAGGACCACATCCTGATGGTCGCGGCGCGCGAGGCCCTCGACGCGTTGAGCGACATGTTCGCCGAGGATTGA
- a CDS encoding TrkH family potassium uptake protein, producing MADRRGPSAMGVKRAAAFRGGSGPLVQAARLRVVSLTLAKHAPIFIFLLAPPALWAVIEGQMALSLSLALPAVLCLGLFGIVWRLPLPDDLRGIEALVSIALVFGLSALLAVPAFMSLGMPPLDALFEAVSAATTTGLSVAAAPDAWPFAGHFLRAWVQWCGGLVMATAVLALLLPSGLPARKLGQAGIDQGDRIASTRRQAQQLLGVYVGLTALMAGLAALAIPDTREAVVLTLSAISTAGFAPRSDSLASYSALGQGIVMLTCVFGAISLLTFILILQRKPKEAWAIGSARRVLLAILGFGAVYATMLYLGGMRSWASVYPEMLNLISGLTTAGFSTGAMPPPGAALLVIVIAMLAGGDVGSTAGGLKLARLGIVARAVLHAAQRPRLPANALAPLRHHGEPVEDRTLVSILALIGIYLAVLVVLWMHMLGHGHPAMPALFEVVSTLSTVGLSTGIVGPDLSDDLKLSLTFGMWLGRLEFFAVLLLLAPRTWMKGR from the coding sequence GTGGCTGACCGCCGGGGCCCGAGTGCCATGGGCGTGAAACGGGCTGCTGCCTTTCGTGGCGGATCGGGGCCGCTGGTGCAGGCCGCACGGCTGCGCGTCGTGTCCCTGACGCTGGCCAAACATGCGCCGATCTTCATCTTTCTGCTGGCCCCGCCCGCCCTTTGGGCCGTGATCGAGGGGCAGATGGCCCTGTCGCTGTCGCTCGCCCTGCCGGCGGTTCTGTGCCTCGGTCTGTTCGGGATTGTCTGGCGCCTGCCCCTGCCCGACGACCTGCGGGGGATCGAGGCGCTGGTCAGCATCGCCCTCGTCTTCGGATTGTCCGCGCTGTTGGCCGTGCCCGCCTTCATGTCGCTAGGCATGCCGCCGCTCGACGCCCTGTTCGAGGCCGTCAGCGCCGCGACCACCACCGGCCTGTCGGTCGCGGCCGCGCCCGACGCCTGGCCCTTTGCGGGCCATTTCCTGCGAGCCTGGGTGCAATGGTGCGGTGGTTTGGTGATGGCCACGGCGGTGCTGGCGCTGCTGCTGCCCTCGGGCCTGCCGGCGCGCAAACTGGGCCAGGCAGGCATCGACCAGGGCGACCGCATCGCCTCGACCCGGCGGCAGGCCCAGCAATTGCTGGGGGTGTATGTCGGGTTGACCGCTCTGATGGCCGGTTTGGCCGCGTTGGCCATTCCCGATACGCGCGAGGCGGTCGTCCTGACGCTATCGGCCATCTCGACGGCGGGGTTCGCGCCACGATCGGACAGCCTGGCCTCGTATTCCGCCCTCGGACAGGGCATCGTCATGCTGACCTGCGTCTTTGGCGCGATCTCGCTTCTGACCTTCATTCTGATCCTGCAGCGCAAACCCAAAGAGGCCTGGGCGATTGGCTCGGCCCGCCGGGTCCTCTTGGCGATCCTGGGCTTTGGGGCGGTCTATGCGACGATGCTGTACCTGGGGGGCATGCGAAGCTGGGCATCGGTCTATCCCGAGATGCTGAACCTGATTTCGGGGCTGACGACGGCGGGGTTTTCGACCGGCGCGATGCCACCGCCCGGCGCGGCGCTGCTGGTCATCGTGATCGCGATGCTGGCGGGCGGCGATGTGGGCTCGACCGCCGGTGGCCTGAAACTGGCGCGGCTGGGGATCGTCGCCCGCGCCGTTCTGCACGCAGCGCAGCGCCCGCGCCTGCCCGCCAATGCCCTGGCCCCCCTGCGCCACCACGGCGAGCCGGTCGAAGACCGCACATTGGTCAGCATCCTGGCCCTGATCGGTATCTATCTGGCCGTACTGGTCGTGTTGTGGATGCACATGCTGGGCCATGGCCACCCCGCCATGCCCGCCCTGTTCGAGGTCGTCTCGACCCTGTCGACGGTGGGCCTGTCGACGGGAATCGTCGGCCCGGATCTGAGCGACGATCTGAAACTGTCCCTGACCTTCGGAATGTGGCTGGGGCGGCTGGAGTTTTTCGCGGTGCTGTTGCTGCTGGCCCCGCGCACCTGGATGAAGGGAAGGTAG
- a CDS encoding YqaE/Pmp3 family membrane protein — protein MDILRIILAVILPPLGVFMQEGLGKHFWINVLLTLLGYIPGIVHAVYIIARRAPA, from the coding sequence ATGGATATCCTGCGCATCATACTGGCCGTGATCCTGCCGCCGCTCGGCGTGTTCATGCAGGAAGGGCTTGGCAAGCATTTCTGGATCAACGTGCTGCTCACCCTTCTTGGCTACATTCCGGGGATCGTTCATGCCGTCTACATCATCGCCCGCCGTGCCCCTGCCTGA
- a CDS encoding DUF4112 domain-containing protein: MPLPEHAPEHAARLARLDRLADQLDARFRFFGIRFGWDSILGLLPGVGDVASAAPGVYIITEAARMGARRRVLARMGLNTAADVVIGGIPVLGDAFDVAFKANRRNIALLKREMARDNPYLGHAARAGQTLSG, encoded by the coding sequence GTGCCCCTGCCTGAGCACGCACCCGAGCATGCCGCGCGTCTGGCGCGGCTCGACCGGCTGGCTGACCAGCTCGACGCGCGGTTCCGGTTCTTCGGGATCCGCTTCGGCTGGGACAGCATCCTCGGTCTTCTTCCGGGCGTGGGCGACGTGGCCTCGGCCGCGCCCGGTGTCTACATCATCACCGAGGCCGCGCGCATGGGCGCGCGGCGTCGCGTTCTGGCCCGCATGGGCTTGAACACCGCAGCGGATGTCGTGATCGGCGGCATCCCCGTTCTGGGCGATGCCTTCGACGTCGCCTTCAAGGCCAACCGCCGAAACATCGCGCTGCTCAAGCGCGAGATGGCGCGCGACAACCCCTATCTCGGTCACGCCGCCCGCGCGGGGCAGACCCTATCTGGCTAG
- a CDS encoding PRC-barrel domain-containing protein, with product MKFLTTSTLALLVAAPMAFAQSTEGTVTAEEMENDTMQMAEGHGSTDMSDPAQLIRTRDITGGEIYTMNQADDEGWDPEFMYEEVNADWNQIGTIEDLVLNHSGEVVGVIAEIGGFLDIGDKHVMLEIDDLNLVAVDDMRYTYVTRFNEEDLEDMEGVDEGFWN from the coding sequence ATGAAGTTTCTGACCACGAGCACCCTCGCCCTTCTCGTTGCCGCGCCGATGGCCTTTGCGCAATCGACCGAAGGTACGGTCACCGCTGAGGAAATGGAAAACGACACCATGCAGATGGCCGAAGGCCATGGCAGCACGGACATGTCCGACCCCGCCCAGCTGATCCGCACCCGCGACATCACGGGCGGCGAGATCTACACCATGAACCAGGCCGATGACGAAGGCTGGGATCCCGAATTCATGTATGAAGAGGTCAATGCCGACTGGAACCAGATCGGCACCATCGAAGACCTCGTCCTGAACCACAGCGGCGAAGTCGTCGGCGTGATCGCCGAGATCGGTGGCTTCCTCGACATCGGCGACAAGCACGTGATGCTCGAGATCGACGACCTGAACCTCGTGGCCGTTGACGACATGCGCTACACCTACGTGACGCGGTTCAACGAAGAAGATCTGGAAGACATGGAAGGCGTCGATGAAGGCTTCTGGAACTGA